A stretch of DNA from Candidatus Eisenbacteria bacterium:
CCCGCTTGCCGTCCGGAGTTCTCTCGCTTTCGGCGCTCGCTCTTCTTGTTTCTTGCCCGGAGGCGCCGGTCGCAGGTAAACTGGTCAATTGCCAGAGTATCATCAGTTTCTTTCTTGTTGCGGGGAGCGGTTCGGTCGATTCGAGTCGAGGCGGTCTGCCGCTTCGTAAGCAGTGAGCGAGTCGCGCCGATGATGCCCACCCTCAACGCCGGAGAATCGATCTTGTGAAATACAGGCTGTTCGCGACTTGGTTCTTCTGATTGACCTACCAAGGAGGTTCTTGCCATGAGGACACGGTCGGACACCGGACTCCTCCACCTGTTGGCTCGGCTTTCCCTCCTCCAGGTTCTCCTCGCCACTTCTGCTCTCTCGGCCCCCTGCCCGGACCGCATGAGCGGAGAAACCGTCCCGCGCAGCATTTCCGCCGAGGGAGGCTTGGTGGACCTTCGTATTCCAGAAAGCCTCTCCGAGCCGGGAGTCGTCGATCGTCTGATTCAGGAAAAGCGCTGGTGGAATCACCCGACGCTCTATGTCGATCAGCGCCGCCGCGAGGCCTACCAGACCGCCTTTCTCGAGATCGCGCTCCAACCTTCGATTGGAGAGAACCCCTTTCGTGACGCACTGGCCTTGGCGAACCGCTTCTCGCAAGGGACGGGCCGCATGACGGATCTCGCGGAGACGTTGGAAGCCGCGGCGGAACTTGTGTACGCCCGCCACGGCGTGCCCGGCGGAGCAGGGTATATCCATGGAGGCACCCCGCTCGCCGAATTCGCCAACGAGCTGAAGCACGGGGCGCGCCAGGTTCACGCGCTCGCGAACACGCCCGCCTTCACGCAGATCATGGCGTCGCTCGCCGTCGCCGGCGTGACCGCACAGGCCTTCGACCTCGTGGGCGGCGCGGCGACCCTCAGCGCGCTGAACCACGACGTCGCCTGGCATCGCATCGTGGAAATCGAACGAATCCTGCGCGAGGTGGAGCGCCAGCAGGGAATCCAGATCGACCCGGCGCTCTGGAGAGGCCTCGACGACGCGAAGACGAGCGTCATGGTGCTGCGCGATCGAGGCGCGGCGGGGGCCTTCGTCGTGAACCTCGACCAAAACAAGGACAAGTTGGTCGGAGATCTTCCGGTCCTCGCGCTCGGTCTGAAGACCGCGGGCGCCGCCGCTCTTGGGGGCCATACGTGGCTCGCCAACCCAAAGCTCCTTCCCTTTCTCATCATATACAAGGAGATCCAGGCGATCGCGGAGCAGGAAAAGGAGATCCATCTCGCATCCTCTCTCGCGATGATCCACGAGCTTCTCGGCAAGACCGCGCCGCGGGGCCCCTCGCCGCTCGTCGAGCAGGCCAGATGCTACGCCCAATACTCTTTCTTCGACCACATGCACCACTCATTCACCGGATCCTGGACGATCGGATTCAAGCGTCTCGTGAGCCGGAGCCTTCGAGAGTGGGGCGATTACTACAGGGACATGCGCGACCGAACGCTACGAAGTGTGAACCCGCCTCCCCTGCCGGCGGCGCTTGCGAGGGTTTCATGGGACTGGCCGGACTCGAGCGCGACCGGCGTCGTTCCCCTCGCCGGCGACCGCGCCGTCCTCTTCGTCTTCGACAACTCGGGAAGCATGAGCGAAAGGGTGGGCGGGGGCGGAGTTCGCCGGATCGACGCGGCACGGAATGCCCTCCATGCGGTCGTGCGGGAGGGGCAGGGCCTCTCGATCGATTGGGCGCTCATGGTTCTGAACGGGGAGCCGAATCGCCTCGTCGCCGGGTTCTCCCAAGATGTCGGTCGAATCGAGTCCGGCGTCGATGCCCTCGAGCCCGGGGGCGAAACACCTCTCGGAGAGACTCTTTTCGAGGCGCTCGAGGTGATCGACCGGACCTGCCCGTCGGGAGTCTGTCAGCTCGTCCTTCTCTCGGACGGGCTCGCCACGGACGAAGATGTCGCTCGGAAGGCGGCGGCCGAGATCAAGCGGAGGAACGATCTTCTCTTCCAGCACCTGAGTCCTCTTCCGGGCGGTCCCATGTTGTCGTTCTCTCCCGGATCCCGTGCGGGCAGCGAGGCGCATCGACTTCTGAACCTCCTCGTTTCCCCGGCTCTCGCGGCGAACGGCGCGGCGCCGTCGAAGGGGATCCGGTTCTCCCTCATCGCCTTCGACACCGAGCCGGAGGTCCAAACGGCTCTCAAGGCTCTCGCGGACATCGCGGGCGGGACGTTCTACACCGCCGCCGACGCGGCGAACCTCATCTCCGAACTTCGATCCGCGGTAATGGAGGACTACGATCTCGTCGCCCCGGGGGGGAAGGTCGTCGTTTCTTGGCAGGGTCGTCCTGCGTTTTCCGCCTCATCCGCGGCGGCGACCGTGTTCGTGCCTCCTCGAAGCCATGCGATGGAATGGGCGTTCGCAGGAGTCCTTCTTCTTTTCTGCTTGGCCCTCGGTGCGGTCCTCGTGCGCCGACACGGGATCGGCGTCTTTTCGCGAAGCGCCCCCGCTCTTCTCGAACTCCCCGAGAGCGAGGCCGCGAAATGGGGCCGCCTGGTCCGCGTGCGGGGCGCGCGGTTTCGGATCGGGCGGAGCCGCGAGATGGATCTTCGGCTTGCCGATCCACGTGTCTCTTTGTTCCACGCGGAGATCGTGCGCGAGAAAGACGAGCACGTTCTCGTCAATCGGAGCGAGACGAACCCGGTCCACGTGAACGGTCTTCCCGTGAAGCGTCGCGCGCTCGAAGACGGAGACATGCTGACCCTGGGGCGCGTCGCGATCCGGTTCGTCCGTCGCTCGAGGAGGCGTTCGAGATGAAGAAGCCGTGCGGGCCGCCCCGCTTCCCTCTCCTTCGCCGCCTCTCGCCCGTTGCTCTTCTCACGGTCGCGGCTTTCTCAGCGGCCGCGTATCTCGTTTCCTGCTCCAAAGAGGGACGGGACAACCCCCTCGATCCGGAGGGGAGTCGGGCGGGAGAGGATCCGTTCGCGCTTCGTGCGAGCCTATCGGGGAGCTGCATCGAGGTGACGTGGAACACGGTGGGGGTGATGGGGATCGAGGAGTACCGGGTGTATCGGAAGGAGGTCGGTGCGGCAGGATCACCTTCGAAGATCGCGACGGTGAGGGGCTCGGCGACGCGCTATCGGGACTGCGGCGTTCAGGCGGGGCGCCGCTATGAGTATCAGGTTCGCGCGGCGGATGGTCGGGGCCGGGAATCCTCGATGTCTTTCGTTCTTCCTGTCACGATCAAGGCGAATCCGATCGTCACGATCGCGGGCGATGCCGCGACGACGATGTACAGGAGCGTCTCGCTCGCGATCCAGGCGGCGGGCGGACAGACGATGCGCCTTTCGAACGAGCCGACGTTCACCGGGGCCGCGTGGCGGACGTTCGCGGGAACGGTCTCCGATTGGGAGCTGGACGGTGGGGAGGGGACCAAGCGTGTCTACGCGCAAGTGGTGTACGCGCCGGGGGACACGTCCACGGTGGTATCGGATTCGATTTCCCCCGCGGCGATCACGGGGGCGTCGCTGGTGCTGGAGGATGGCGAGGCCCGCGCGTGCGGCGACACAGTGTCTCTAACAGTGGGCGGAACCGGAGCGCACTCCTTCCGGATCGCGAACAACGCTGACAGTCTGTCATCTCAAGCCTGGAGCCCCTTCTCGGGGAGCTATTCACCGAGCGACGGGTGGGTACTCGAGCTGGGGACCGGTGCGCGAAGGGTATGGGCGGAGCTGGGGAACGACTTCTCGTCGGTGACGGTGCTGGATTCGGTGGAGGTGGTAGCAGGCGGGAGACCGGCCGCGCCGGCAGGTGTCGAGGCAACCCCGGACTGCGACTCGATCACCGTGACGTGGACCGCGGTTTCCACGGCGGACTCGTATCGCATCTACAGAGACGGCAGCGCGAATCCACTCGCATCTGTGGCATCTGCGTTGTGGACCGACCGAAGCCCGGGGATGACCTCGCACACGTATGAAGTCAGCGCTGTGAAGACGAGTTACCCCTTCGCGTGCCAAGAAAGTTCGAGGAGCCAGCCGACCTTGTCGGTGGCGACCTCGCGCTGCGACATGGTCGAGGTTCCTGCCGGTTCGTTCACGATGGGGAGCGATGCGAGCGAGGGGAACTCAAACGAGCGGCCCGAGCACATGCCGTACATCAGTGCGTTCTCCATCGACACATGCGAGGCGACGAACGCGGAGTATGCGGTGGCTTTGAACTGGGCGATTGCGAGCGGGAGGGCGTATTGGAACGGCTCGGACGTGGTCCGTTCTTCGTCGGACGCGACCATCTATCTTGAGGTCTCGTCTTCGTCCTGCCGGCTCGACCGATCGGGATCGTCGTTTGTGGTGCAGTCAGGGTACGAGCGGCATCCGGTGGTGGAAGTTTCGTGGTTCGGCGCGACGGCGTACTGCAACTGGCTGAGCGAGATGGGGGGCCTGGCTCTTTGTTATGACGAGAGCTGGAACTGCGACTTCAGTGCGAGCGGGTATCGGTTGCCGACGGAGGCGGAGTGGGAGAAAGCGGCGCGCGGGGCATCGGATGAGAGAGCGTATCCATGGGGGGACGAGGGCTCGGGCTGCAGTCGGGCGAACTACTATGGGTGCGGAGGAACGACGAAGCCGGTCGGTTCCTGCCCGTCGGGGAGGTCGCCGTACGGGTTGTATGACATGGCGGGGAACGTGTGGGAGTGGTGCAACGATTGGTACAGCAGTACCTACTACGAGGTTTCCCCGCCCACGGATCCGCGGGGACCGTCGGGCGGTTCCGACCGCGTTAACCGTGGCGGTTCTTGGAATACCAGCTTCGGCAATATCCGTTGCGCGTTTCGGAACTACAGCGACGTGCCGTCGCACACGAGTGGAAAGCTTGGCTTTCGTGTTGCTAGGACGAAGTTCCCTTAGCCCTGGTTCCTCTACCCCTTTGCGCCTGGCGGGGCGATGGTCGCAAATACGGGA
This window harbors:
- a CDS encoding VWA domain-containing protein; the encoded protein is MRTRSDTGLLHLLARLSLLQVLLATSALSAPCPDRMSGETVPRSISAEGGLVDLRIPESLSEPGVVDRLIQEKRWWNHPTLYVDQRRREAYQTAFLEIALQPSIGENPFRDALALANRFSQGTGRMTDLAETLEAAAELVYARHGVPGGAGYIHGGTPLAEFANELKHGARQVHALANTPAFTQIMASLAVAGVTAQAFDLVGGAATLSALNHDVAWHRIVEIERILREVERQQGIQIDPALWRGLDDAKTSVMVLRDRGAAGAFVVNLDQNKDKLVGDLPVLALGLKTAGAAALGGHTWLANPKLLPFLIIYKEIQAIAEQEKEIHLASSLAMIHELLGKTAPRGPSPLVEQARCYAQYSFFDHMHHSFTGSWTIGFKRLVSRSLREWGDYYRDMRDRTLRSVNPPPLPAALARVSWDWPDSSATGVVPLAGDRAVLFVFDNSGSMSERVGGGGVRRIDAARNALHAVVREGQGLSIDWALMVLNGEPNRLVAGFSQDVGRIESGVDALEPGGETPLGETLFEALEVIDRTCPSGVCQLVLLSDGLATDEDVARKAAAEIKRRNDLLFQHLSPLPGGPMLSFSPGSRAGSEAHRLLNLLVSPALAANGAAPSKGIRFSLIAFDTEPEVQTALKALADIAGGTFYTAADAANLISELRSAVMEDYDLVAPGGKVVVSWQGRPAFSASSAAATVFVPPRSHAMEWAFAGVLLLFCLALGAVLVRRHGIGVFSRSAPALLELPESEAAKWGRLVRVRGARFRIGRSREMDLRLADPRVSLFHAEIVREKDEHVLVNRSETNPVHVNGLPVKRRALEDGDMLTLGRVAIRFVRRSRRRSR